The Microplitis mediator isolate UGA2020A chromosome 8, iyMicMedi2.1, whole genome shotgun sequence genome has a window encoding:
- the LOC130673225 gene encoding peptidoglycan recognition protein-like, which yields MIKPSHTMQYRMARNGEVIIKKPLTLIYRHEWNAFNLKKMPEVIDIIPAPYVMIYQSGTETCFTRDTCDQIVRDLQAMKLFINDDGEQDIMYNFLISGNGNVYIGRGWNAVGNHTFGVNRKSVGIALIGTFNDQKPSEQQIFALKDLIQLGVQTDKIRENFEFYNYPRMNLHFKHAKELFSISQIVDKNEK from the exons ATGATTAAGCCGTCGCATACTATGCAGTATCGAATGGCCAGGAACGGcgaag TGATTATCAAGAAACcattaacattaatttatcGTCATGAATGGAATgcatttaacttaaaaaaaatgcctGAGGTAATAGATATTATTCCAGCTCCGTATGTTATGATATATCAGTCGGGTACTGAAACATGCTTTACAAGAGATACTTGTGATCAAATAGTCCGAGATCTTCAAGCAATGAAACTCTTCATAAATGATGACGGGGAACAGGATATTATGTACAATTTTCTTATCAGTGGCAACGGTAATGTGTACATTGGACGCGGATGGAACGCCGTGGGTAATCATACGTTTGGAGTCAACAGAAAGAGCGTTGGCATCGCGTTAATAGGAACATTTAACGACCAAAAACCAAGTGAACAACAAATTTTTGCTCTCAAAGATCTCATCCAACTTGGGGTGCAAACAGATaaaattcgtgaaaattttgaattttataattacccTCGAATGAATTTACACTTTAAACACGCAAAGGAATTATTTAGCATCTCACAAATCGtagataaaaatgaaaaataa
- the LOC130672985 gene encoding uncharacterized protein LOC130672985, with protein MGIRKIIWWLILVFLYDKILAFDKLLYKRSPTHYTHMGKLLKLCYSERSNPVVITNNLIDIIEEIRVDDIKFPVMTRDTNFKSKDIQMFNPSYPLYILSTDSIDQLQTLLNELKSTPTWSIVSIFFIVGAIENNCRNASEVLQILWKMELLSSFYICIEPNNDEMVYTYNPYTNRAPEPWENVEIIDKPNDRWTLYKQLYSQHDEKFCQSLTFDKTKVLDGYEIKATGDPVLWTNLTRNETYNASSFRNALLYTERMFFESSFEKLNVTPIINYDDKGSYENGSASGYAKSLINGTHDMGLGLRIVDGRVYQVIDNINLYYQNGYMILTQQRPFLLQTEEVSGFTDIYFAVILSIVVFPITFIMIALNNYKI; from the exons ATGgggataagaaaaattatttggtggCTTATACTTGTGTTTTTATATGACAAAATATTggcttttgataaattattgtacaaacGTTCTCCAACACATTACACTCAtatg ggaaaattactaaaattatgTTATTCTGAACGATCGAACCCAGTTGTGATTACAAACAATCTGATTGACATAATTGAGGAAATTCGAGTAGACGATATTAAATTTCCAGTGATGACTCGTGATACCAATTTCAAGTCAAAGGACATCCAAATGTTCAACCCTTCCTACCCACTGTATATTTTATCAACCGATTCAATTGATCAACTTCAAACACTCCTCAACGAACTCAAATCCACACCAACATGGAGCATtgtttcgatattttttatcgttGGCGCCATAGAAAACAATTGTCGAAATGCATCAGAAGTATTGCAAATATTATGGAAGATGGAGTTGCTGTCATCcttttatatttgtattgaGCCTAATAATGATGAAATGGTTTACACTTATAATCCATACACCAATCGAGCCCCGGAACCATGGGAAAatgttgaaataattgataaaccAAATGATCGCTGGACTCTCTATAAGCAGTTGTACTCACAACATG atgaaaaattttgtcaaagTCTTACTTTCGACAAGACAAAAGTTCTAGAtggttatgaaataaaagcTACTGGAGATCCAGTTTTATGGACAAATTTAACTCGTAATGAGACATACAATGCTTCTAGTTTCAGAAATGCGTTACTCTACACAGAAAGAATGTTTTTTGAAAGTTCATTCGAAAAACTAAATGTGACACCGATTATTAACTATGATGACAAAGGTAGTTATGAAAACGGTTCCGCATCCGGTTATGCAAAATCATTGATAAATGGCACTCACGATATGGGCTTAGGCTTGCGGATAGTTGATGGTAGAGTTTATCAAGTTATAGAtaacattaatttatattatcaaaatGGTTATATGATATTAACCCAACAAAGaccatttttattacaaacagAAGAAGTTTCCGGTTTCACAGACATTTATTTTGCTGTTATTTTATCGATAGTCGTTTTTCCAATTACTTTTATAATGATTGcactcaataattataaaatataa